In Grus americana isolate bGruAme1 chromosome 19, bGruAme1.mat, whole genome shotgun sequence, the following are encoded in one genomic region:
- the LOC129215296 gene encoding uncharacterized protein LOC129215296, protein MRYCGAREAVVVPPSVLPPGKEAPPPHAVLASALRAKRRSEAPVPPLGREPPARCSPRLPAPPLLPLPPRCREGVLEPGIGAPALTFPARCWCPGAARQHAGCGSRWWRTAGEAREPLQMRLQKPLEKEGIWPGAIYGNNGCCCFFPLSQRLQRGRNCPFLPWGRCWLHLPQACVGCVCLALLSSGQKGTDRTFTACGQELPRLELERSEKAWTYPQTAVP, encoded by the exons ATGCGGTACTGCGGCGCCCGCGAGGCGGTGGTGGTGCCGCCCTCGGTGCTGCCTCCCGGTAAGGAAGCGCCGCCGCCGCACGCGGTATTAGCGAGCGCTCTGCGCGCAAAACGCCGAAGTGAAGCGCCGGTGCCGCCCCTGGGGCGGGAGCCGCCTGCCCGCTGCTCGCCGCGGCTTCCAGCACCCCCtttgctgccgctgccgcctcGTTGCCGAGAGGGGGTACTGGAGCCCGGCATTGGCGCGCCGGCTCTGACCTTTCCAGCACGCTGTTGGTGCCCGGGAGCAGCACGGCAGCACGCTGGGTGCGGGTCCCGGTGGTGGCGTACGGCCGGTGAGGCGAGGGAGCCCCTTCAGATGCGTCTCCAGAAGCCcctggagaaggaggggatTTGGCCAGGGGCGATCTACGGCAACAAcggttgctgctgcttctttcccctctcccagcgGCTGCAACGAGGACGCAATTgtccattcctcccctggggACGCTGTTGGCTACACCTGCCTCAGGCTTGTGTGGGTTGTGTCTGCCTGGCCTTGCTCTCATCGGGGCAAAAAGGGACAGATAGAACGTTTACTGCCTGCGGACAGGAGCTGCCACGGCTAGAGCTGGAGAGGTCAGAGAAAG cttggacttatccacagactgcagtcccttag